A genomic stretch from Halorhodospira halophila SL1 includes:
- a CDS encoding metallophosphoesterase family protein produces the protein MRVGIIADTHGFLDPRIADHIAECDLAVHAGDVGGADVLCAMQPREEVIAVRGNVDGPETWPDHEAHMLEQLPAHSVLDLPGGELAVIHGDGYEPASRRHERLRAAFPRVRAIACGHSHQLVVDDAADPWVLNPGAAGRVRVKDGPSMLILTCQEDGWSVQVVQLPPRKYRAITSNEE, from the coding sequence ATGCGAGTAGGTATCATCGCCGATACCCACGGCTTCCTCGACCCGCGCATCGCCGACCACATCGCCGAGTGTGACCTGGCGGTGCACGCTGGCGATGTGGGCGGGGCCGACGTGCTCTGCGCCATGCAGCCGCGGGAGGAGGTGATCGCCGTTCGTGGCAACGTCGACGGACCGGAGACGTGGCCGGACCACGAGGCCCATATGCTGGAGCAGCTGCCGGCCCATTCGGTGCTGGATCTGCCCGGGGGCGAGCTGGCGGTTATCCACGGGGACGGCTACGAGCCTGCCTCGCGGCGTCACGAGCGGCTGCGTGCGGCGTTCCCCCGGGTGCGCGCCATCGCCTGCGGGCACAGCCACCAGCTGGTCGTCGACGACGCCGCCGACCCCTGGGTGCTCAACCCGGGCGCGGCGGGCCGTGTGCGGGTGAAAGACGGGCCGTCGATGCTCATCCTCACCTGTCAGGAAGATGGCTGGTCCGTCCAGGTGGTGCAGCTGCCGCCGCGCAAGTACCGGGCCATCACCAGCAACGAGGAGTAG
- the hrpA gene encoding ATP-dependent RNA helicase HrpA: protein MGGVPRQLRELRQRIEGAFGPQRPPLRRRLAGLERCARQGRPFDRGVARLEQDLADSEAEVTRRRSEAIALEYDPDLPVVQRREELLEALREHQVVVVCGATGSGKSTQLPKMCMELGLGTRGLIGHTQPRRIAARALAERLAEETGTRVGETVGYKVRFTDQVGEQSRVKLLTDGMLLAEIQSDRHLDAYDTLIIDEAHERSLNIDFILGYLKRLLPRRPDLKVIVTSATIDPERFAEHFDGAPVREVSGRTYPVEIRYRPYEEREGVEQPQAVTEAVHELAREGRGDVLVFLSGEREIRECAEALRKNPPRGTEILPLYARLSSAEQQRVFHPGSGGRRVVLATNVAETSLTVPGIRYVVDTGRARISRYSHRTKVSRLPVEPIAQASADQRAGRCGREAPGICIRLYSEEDYESRPRYTDPEILRTNLAGVILQMKAMGLGDIERFPFVEPPERRYINDALRLLFELGAVDEGRELTDLGRRLARIPADPRIGRMLLAAREAGVQREILIIAAALSVQDPRERPMEAQEAADRAHARWHDPKSDFAALLRLWDDYQAQRRGLSRRKLTQWCREHFLAPQRMREWADIRRQFAEMLKEAERLRSSGAGEAQDATPTARTAEAEFPYEAVHRALLTGLLSQVATLHEDRIYLGARGVKLQIFPGSVLARRRPKWIVAAELMETSRLFARTVAEIRPEWVEQLAGHLVSRSYGEPRWEKRAGRVVTEEQVSLFGLTLVAGRKVDYGRIDPQEARRLFLRDGLVAGEIRTRGAFLAHNQALVDEVERLEAKARRRDVLVDEEQLVAFYDARLPAHIRDAPAFERWRRRAERDDPQCLHMTREALMRRETDDISAEQYPDRLTVAGVEVALEYHLEPGSERDGVTALIPVAALNQLPPEPFEWLVPGLLQEKVTALIRGLPKALRKHFVPAPDFARAVLEAVPHREGALTDAVARHLQRVTGVELPPGALEAVDLPEHLRMAFRVVDRDGHTLQEGRDLLVLQAGLSEAASEEFAVAGGGSGAGPGAEWHREGITTWDFGPLPESVVLEEGGVRFHGYPALRDDGDSVTRLLLDAAEPAAAQTHAGVRRLFMLALPQQVRALRKLDELKALRLKYRGLGSDDELRDALLRAVFDRCFLADGLPRDADTFEDRLAVGRGELVPRAQSLCAALDDVLTRYQSLRKALKQLNSPALLESLRDVDEHLNSLVYPGFLEDLPPQRLDELPRYLRGLERRVEKLRLDPAKDRAPLRTIRPWHERVHQRLAARAERGVPDPVLQRLRWMLEEYRISLFAQDVGAREKVSEKRLQELWREVA, encoded by the coding sequence GTGGGTGGCGTACCGCGCCAGCTTCGTGAGCTGCGCCAACGTATCGAGGGCGCCTTCGGCCCGCAGCGACCGCCGCTGCGTCGGCGTCTGGCCGGGCTGGAGCGCTGTGCCCGGCAGGGTCGCCCCTTCGACCGGGGAGTGGCCCGCCTGGAGCAGGATCTGGCCGACTCCGAGGCCGAGGTTACCCGGCGCCGGAGTGAGGCGATCGCCCTCGAGTACGACCCTGATCTGCCGGTGGTTCAGCGCCGCGAGGAGCTGCTCGAAGCGCTGCGTGAGCACCAGGTGGTGGTGGTCTGCGGGGCCACCGGCTCCGGGAAGTCGACCCAGCTCCCCAAGATGTGCATGGAACTCGGTCTCGGCACCCGGGGGCTGATCGGCCACACGCAGCCCCGGCGCATCGCCGCCCGGGCGCTCGCCGAGCGGCTGGCCGAGGAGACCGGAACCCGGGTCGGCGAGACGGTAGGCTACAAGGTCCGCTTTACCGACCAAGTCGGTGAGCAGAGTCGGGTCAAGCTGCTCACCGACGGCATGCTGCTGGCCGAGATCCAGTCCGATCGACACCTGGACGCCTACGACACCCTGATCATCGATGAGGCCCACGAACGCAGCCTCAACATCGACTTCATCCTCGGCTACCTGAAACGCCTCCTGCCGCGTCGTCCGGATCTGAAGGTCATCGTCACCTCGGCGACCATCGACCCGGAGCGTTTCGCCGAGCACTTCGACGGAGCGCCGGTGCGGGAGGTCTCCGGGCGGACCTACCCGGTGGAGATCCGCTATCGCCCTTATGAGGAGCGCGAAGGCGTCGAGCAGCCCCAGGCGGTGACCGAGGCGGTCCACGAGCTCGCCCGGGAAGGCCGTGGCGACGTGCTCGTCTTCCTCTCCGGGGAGCGGGAGATCCGCGAGTGCGCCGAGGCGCTGCGCAAGAACCCGCCCCGGGGTACCGAGATCCTGCCGCTCTACGCCCGACTCTCCAGCGCCGAGCAGCAGCGGGTCTTCCACCCCGGCTCCGGGGGGCGGCGGGTGGTGCTCGCCACCAACGTGGCGGAGACGTCCCTGACCGTCCCCGGGATCCGCTACGTGGTGGATACCGGGCGGGCCCGGATCAGCCGCTACAGCCACCGGACGAAAGTCTCCCGTCTGCCGGTGGAACCGATTGCTCAGGCCTCCGCGGATCAGCGCGCCGGCCGGTGTGGCCGCGAGGCCCCGGGTATCTGCATCCGCCTCTACAGTGAGGAGGATTACGAGAGCCGGCCCCGTTACACCGATCCGGAGATCCTGCGGACCAACCTCGCCGGCGTCATCCTGCAGATGAAGGCCATGGGTCTGGGCGACATCGAGCGCTTCCCCTTCGTCGAGCCCCCCGAGCGGCGCTATATCAACGATGCCCTGCGCCTGCTCTTCGAGCTCGGGGCGGTGGATGAAGGTCGCGAACTCACGGACCTGGGCCGCCGTCTGGCGCGGATCCCGGCGGACCCGCGCATCGGCCGCATGCTCCTCGCTGCCCGCGAGGCCGGTGTCCAGCGCGAGATCCTGATCATCGCTGCGGCACTGTCCGTGCAGGATCCCCGCGAGCGGCCCATGGAGGCGCAGGAGGCCGCCGATCGGGCCCACGCGCGGTGGCACGATCCGAAGAGCGATTTCGCCGCCCTGCTGCGACTCTGGGACGATTACCAGGCGCAGCGCCGCGGCCTTTCCCGGCGCAAGCTCACCCAGTGGTGCCGCGAGCATTTTCTGGCCCCGCAGCGCATGCGCGAGTGGGCCGATATCCGACGGCAGTTCGCCGAGATGCTCAAGGAGGCGGAACGCCTCCGCAGCAGCGGGGCCGGGGAGGCGCAGGACGCCACGCCTACGGCCCGGACCGCGGAGGCAGAGTTCCCCTACGAGGCGGTCCACCGGGCCCTGCTCACCGGCCTGCTCAGCCAGGTGGCCACCCTCCACGAGGACCGCATCTACCTGGGGGCACGCGGCGTCAAGCTGCAGATCTTCCCCGGTTCCGTGCTGGCACGGCGCCGGCCGAAGTGGATCGTCGCCGCTGAGCTGATGGAGACCAGTCGCCTCTTCGCCCGCACGGTCGCCGAGATCCGCCCGGAGTGGGTGGAACAGCTTGCCGGCCATCTGGTCTCGCGCAGCTACGGTGAGCCGCGCTGGGAGAAGCGCGCCGGGCGCGTCGTTACAGAAGAGCAGGTGAGCCTGTTCGGACTGACCCTGGTCGCCGGACGCAAGGTCGACTACGGGCGCATCGACCCGCAGGAGGCGCGGCGGTTGTTCCTGCGCGATGGTCTGGTCGCCGGCGAGATCCGCACCCGTGGCGCGTTCCTGGCCCACAACCAGGCCCTGGTCGACGAGGTGGAGCGCCTCGAGGCCAAGGCGCGGCGCCGTGACGTGCTCGTCGACGAGGAGCAGCTGGTGGCCTTCTACGACGCCCGCCTCCCGGCGCACATCCGCGACGCTCCGGCCTTTGAGCGCTGGCGGCGGCGGGCGGAACGCGACGACCCCCAGTGCCTGCACATGACCCGCGAGGCGCTGATGCGCCGGGAGACGGACGACATCTCGGCGGAGCAGTACCCGGATCGGCTGACGGTGGCCGGGGTGGAGGTGGCCCTGGAGTACCACCTGGAGCCGGGCAGCGAGCGGGATGGGGTGACCGCGCTGATCCCGGTGGCGGCGCTCAACCAGCTGCCGCCCGAGCCCTTCGAATGGCTGGTGCCGGGGCTGCTGCAGGAGAAGGTGACCGCGCTGATCCGCGGATTGCCCAAGGCCCTGCGCAAGCACTTTGTGCCGGCGCCGGATTTCGCCCGCGCCGTGCTCGAGGCCGTGCCCCATCGCGAAGGGGCGCTGACCGACGCGGTGGCCCGCCACCTGCAGCGTGTCACCGGGGTGGAGCTGCCGCCGGGTGCCCTGGAGGCCGTGGATCTGCCGGAGCACCTGCGTATGGCCTTCCGTGTGGTGGATCGCGACGGCCACACCCTGCAGGAGGGGCGTGACCTGCTCGTCCTGCAGGCGGGGCTGAGCGAGGCGGCCAGCGAGGAGTTTGCCGTCGCCGGCGGTGGCAGCGGGGCCGGCCCCGGTGCCGAGTGGCACCGCGAAGGCATCACCACCTGGGACTTCGGGCCGCTGCCGGAATCGGTGGTACTGGAAGAGGGCGGTGTCCGCTTCCACGGGTACCCAGCGCTGCGGGACGACGGCGACTCGGTGACGCGGCTCCTGCTCGATGCTGCCGAGCCCGCCGCGGCGCAGACCCACGCCGGGGTGCGCCGGCTGTTCATGCTGGCGTTGCCGCAGCAGGTGCGGGCGCTGCGCAAGCTCGATGAACTCAAGGCCCTGCGGTTGAAGTACCGCGGTCTGGGCAGCGATGACGAGCTGCGCGACGCGCTGCTGCGGGCGGTCTTCGACCGCTGTTTCCTCGCCGACGGGCTGCCCCGGGATGCCGACACCTTCGAGGACCGCCTGGCCGTCGGGCGTGGCGAACTGGTGCCGCGCGCCCAGTCGCTGTGCGCCGCCCTGGACGACGTCCTGACCCGTTACCAGTCGCTGCGCAAGGCGCTGAAACAGCTGAACAGCCCGGCGTTGCTCGAGAGCCTGCGGGATGTCGACGAGCACCTGAACAGCCTGGTCTACCCCGGCTTCCTGGAGGACCTCCCCCCGCAGCGCCTCGACGAGTTGCCGCGCTACCTGCGCGGCCTCGAGCGCCGGGTCGAGAAACTCAGACTCGACCCGGCCAAGGATCGCGCCCCGCTGCGCACCATCCGTCCCTGGCATGAGCGGGTGCACCAGCGTCTGGCCGCCCGGGCCGAGCGCGGGGTGCCGGATCCGGTCCTGCAGCGACTGCGCTGGATGCTGGAGGAGTACCGGATCTCGCTGTTCGCCCAGGACGTGGGTGCGCGGGAGAAGGTCTCGGAAAAGCGCCTCCAGGAACTCTGGCGGGAGGTGGCGTGA
- a CDS encoding GGDEF domain-containing protein — protein MPGSTPEAFYRLVRHRIFAILGEVPPDERGRLLRPRQHDTLLGRQRARIIIGRVRMIALLLAVLTPLWIIMDVIFFPREQAQLLALGRVIISLAFLGLAVGLRNTAELSRGWVALGLLFAIPTVFYVFSHALIGSVASHGAAAAAAAGYAFLPFVMMAGLSVFPLTAVEALIYALPMLLAKALMAALDIATVDWGAQYSALWLLGLITLVAASASLSQLHFMAQLVERSSRDPLTGCINRAHGEELLKRQAALARRDGAPMTVAFIDLDRFKAINDDYGHEVGDAALYQAAHALRRRLRETDLLIRWGGEEFLILFPNTPLPGAEGALRRLLLDGLGYRPDGSPLTASAGLAELTEAEVNGSLEELISAADQRMYAVKADGGNAIGGAGTERLAARA, from the coding sequence TTGCCCGGCAGCACCCCAGAAGCGTTCTACCGCCTGGTCCGCCACCGGATCTTCGCCATCCTCGGTGAGGTACCGCCCGATGAGCGGGGTCGCTTGCTGCGCCCCCGGCAGCACGACACCCTCCTGGGCCGTCAACGTGCCCGCATCATCATCGGCCGGGTGCGCATGATCGCCCTGCTGCTGGCCGTGCTCACGCCGCTGTGGATCATCATGGACGTGATCTTCTTCCCCCGTGAGCAGGCTCAGCTCCTCGCCCTGGGCCGAGTGATCATCAGCCTCGCCTTCCTCGGGCTGGCGGTAGGCCTGCGCAACACCGCTGAGCTGTCACGCGGCTGGGTCGCGCTGGGACTGCTGTTCGCCATCCCGACGGTCTTTTATGTCTTTTCGCACGCGCTCATCGGCAGTGTCGCCAGCCACGGGGCCGCAGCAGCTGCTGCGGCTGGTTACGCCTTCCTGCCCTTCGTCATGATGGCCGGTCTGAGCGTTTTCCCCCTGACAGCCGTCGAGGCACTGATCTACGCGCTGCCGATGCTCCTGGCCAAGGCCCTGATGGCCGCCCTGGATATCGCCACTGTGGACTGGGGGGCTCAGTACAGTGCCCTCTGGCTGCTGGGGCTGATCACGCTGGTCGCCGCATCCGCCAGCCTGAGTCAACTCCACTTCATGGCCCAGCTGGTGGAACGCTCTTCCCGGGATCCGCTGACCGGCTGCATCAACCGCGCCCACGGTGAAGAGCTACTTAAACGGCAGGCCGCCCTCGCCCGGCGCGATGGGGCACCGATGACGGTGGCGTTCATCGACCTCGACCGTTTCAAGGCCATCAACGACGATTACGGCCACGAGGTCGGCGATGCCGCGCTCTATCAGGCCGCCCACGCGCTCCGTCGCCGCCTGCGCGAGACGGACCTGTTGATCCGTTGGGGCGGCGAGGAATTCCTCATCCTCTTCCCCAATACCCCGCTGCCAGGGGCCGAGGGAGCCTTGCGTCGTCTGCTGCTGGACGGGCTGGGGTACCGCCCGGACGGCTCCCCGCTGACCGCCAGCGCCGGGCTGGCCGAGCTGACCGAGGCGGAGGTCAATGGCTCCCTGGAGGAGCTGATCAGCGCCGCCGATCAGCGGATGTACGCCGTCAAGGCGGACGGCGGCAACGCCATCGGTGGCGCCGGCACGGAACGCCTGGCCGCCAGGGCCTGA
- the serS gene encoding serine--tRNA ligase translates to MIDPKLLRNDPEGVAANLARRGFEFDAAGYRALDARRRDLQQETQTLQNQRNERSKEIGAAKKRGEDIEPLKAEVGRIAERLSEAETALNEVQEQLDELHLGLPNLLDEQVPDGQDEEDNRVLRQWGGIPALSFKPRDHVDLGELLGGMDFEAAARIAGSRFVTLSGPLARLHRALTQFMLDLHCREHGYTEVYVPYLVNARSLTGTGQLPKFEDDLFRVEHDPSLYLAPTAEVPVTNLVQERIVEDADMPLRFVCHTPCFRSEAGSYGKDTRGMIRQHQFEKVELVQVVRPGESWDALEALTGHAETVLRRLALPYRVVSLCGGDIGFSAARTYDLEVWLPAQERYREISSCSNFTDFQARRLQARWRNPETGKPEPVHTLNGSGLAVGRCLVAILENYQEADGRVNVPEALVPYMGGQRLLGD, encoded by the coding sequence ATGATCGACCCCAAACTGCTGCGTAACGATCCCGAAGGCGTCGCCGCCAACCTGGCGCGGCGCGGATTCGAATTCGATGCGGCCGGCTACCGGGCGTTGGATGCTCGGCGGCGTGACCTTCAGCAGGAGACGCAGACCCTGCAGAACCAGCGCAACGAGCGCTCCAAGGAGATCGGAGCGGCCAAGAAGCGCGGTGAGGACATCGAGCCGCTGAAGGCGGAGGTGGGTCGCATCGCCGAGCGGCTGAGCGAGGCCGAAACGGCCCTGAACGAAGTGCAGGAGCAGCTCGATGAGCTGCATCTGGGCCTGCCCAATCTGCTCGATGAGCAGGTCCCCGATGGTCAGGACGAGGAAGACAACCGCGTACTTCGCCAGTGGGGCGGGATCCCGGCACTGTCCTTCAAGCCGCGGGATCACGTCGACCTCGGCGAGCTGCTGGGCGGGATGGATTTTGAGGCCGCCGCGCGTATTGCCGGGAGCCGCTTCGTCACCCTCAGCGGCCCGCTGGCGCGTCTGCACCGCGCCCTGACCCAGTTCATGCTCGACCTGCACTGCCGGGAGCACGGCTACACCGAGGTCTATGTCCCGTATCTGGTCAATGCCCGCTCCCTGACCGGTACCGGGCAGCTACCCAAGTTCGAGGACGACCTGTTTCGCGTCGAGCACGATCCGAGCCTTTATCTCGCCCCGACGGCCGAGGTGCCGGTGACCAACCTGGTCCAGGAGCGGATCGTCGAGGACGCCGACATGCCGTTGCGTTTCGTCTGCCATACGCCGTGCTTTCGCTCCGAGGCCGGCAGCTACGGCAAGGACACGCGCGGCATGATCCGTCAGCACCAGTTCGAGAAGGTCGAGCTGGTGCAGGTCGTGCGCCCCGGCGAGTCCTGGGATGCCCTGGAGGCTCTCACCGGCCACGCCGAGACCGTACTGCGCCGCTTGGCGCTGCCCTACCGGGTGGTCTCGCTGTGTGGCGGGGACATCGGCTTCTCGGCGGCGCGCACCTACGACCTGGAGGTGTGGCTGCCCGCCCAGGAGCGCTACCGCGAGATCTCCTCCTGCTCGAACTTCACCGACTTCCAGGCCCGCCGACTGCAGGCGCGCTGGCGCAATCCGGAGACCGGCAAGCCGGAGCCCGTGCACACCCTCAACGGCTCCGGACTGGCGGTGGGCCGCTGCCTGGTGGCGATCCTGGAGAACTATCAGGAGGCCGACGGCCGGGTGAACGTCCCCGAGGCCCTGGTCCCGTACATGGGTGGGCAACGGCTCCTGGGGGACTGA
- a CDS encoding Bax inhibitor-1/YccA family protein has translation MSERYTDSRVATATGGAATQALATNRLIRNTYILLSMTLAFSAVTAGMAVLTDAPRLNIFVVLGGFFGLLFLTQYLRNSVWGLASIFALTGFMGYTLGPIINLYLGLPNGGQTVMMAFGGTAAIFVGLSAYALATRRDFSFMRGFLFAGILVAFVAALAAYFLQMPGLSLAVSVMFMILMSGLILYQTSEMVNGGEDNYIMATITLYVAIYNLFTSLLHLLGLANE, from the coding sequence ATGTCCGAGCGCTATACCGATAGTCGCGTCGCGACGGCTACTGGCGGTGCCGCCACCCAGGCGCTGGCCACCAACCGCCTGATCCGCAACACCTACATCCTGCTGTCGATGACGCTGGCGTTCAGCGCGGTCACGGCCGGCATGGCCGTCCTCACCGACGCACCGCGGCTGAACATCTTCGTCGTCCTCGGCGGCTTCTTCGGCCTTCTGTTCCTGACCCAGTACCTTCGCAACAGCGTCTGGGGGCTGGCCTCGATCTTCGCCCTGACCGGGTTCATGGGTTATACCCTGGGGCCGATCATCAACCTCTACCTGGGGCTGCCCAACGGCGGGCAGACGGTGATGATGGCCTTTGGGGGCACGGCGGCGATCTTCGTCGGCCTGTCGGCCTACGCCCTGGCCACTCGGCGCGACTTCAGCTTCATGCGCGGCTTCCTCTTCGCCGGCATCCTGGTGGCCTTCGTCGCCGCCCTGGCCGCGTACTTCCTGCAGATGCCGGGCCTGTCGCTGGCGGTCAGCGTGATGTTCATGATCCTGATGAGCGGGCTGATCCTCTATCAGACCAGCGAGATGGTAAACGGCGGCGAGGACAACTACATCATGGCCACCATCACCCTCTACGTGGCCATCTACAACCTCTTCACCAGCCTGCTGCACCTGCTTGGCCTGGCCAACGAGTAA
- a CDS encoding replication-associated recombination protein A, with the protein MTAAPSAPLAERMRPRSIEEMAGQGHLLDTGRALAQSVAAGRPHSMILWGPPGSGKTTLAGLVAEHAEARFLTLSAVAAGVREIRAAMAEATDLWQAGRRTVLFVDEVHRFNKAQQDAFLPHVEDGTVVFVGATTENPSFELNKALLSRARVYMLRALDEAALTNLLERALSDPERGLGGRQLQVTEAARALLLRAADGDARRLLSALEIAADLAESGVLDAEVVTEAVAGGARRFDKGGDDFYDQISALHKSIRGSDPDAALYWLARMLDGGCDPLYIARRLIRVASEDIGNADPRALQVALNAAEAYERLGSPEGDLALAHAAAYQASVPKSNRVYTAWQAAEQDVRRHGSLEVPMHLRNAPTGMMKEQGFGSGYRYAHDEPEAFAAGVEYMPDALAGTRYYEPSDRGLEQRIAERFRRLRARQG; encoded by the coding sequence TTGACGGCAGCGCCAAGCGCACCGCTGGCCGAGCGCATGCGCCCGAGGAGCATCGAGGAGATGGCCGGGCAGGGCCACCTTCTCGATACCGGTCGCGCGCTCGCGCAGAGCGTCGCGGCCGGACGGCCGCACTCCATGATCCTCTGGGGCCCGCCGGGGAGCGGTAAGACGACGCTCGCCGGTCTGGTGGCTGAGCACGCCGAGGCCCGGTTCCTCACCCTCTCCGCAGTTGCCGCCGGGGTGCGGGAGATTCGGGCCGCCATGGCCGAGGCGACCGACCTCTGGCAGGCCGGTCGGCGCACCGTACTCTTCGTCGATGAGGTGCACCGGTTCAACAAGGCGCAGCAGGACGCCTTCCTGCCCCATGTGGAGGACGGTACGGTGGTCTTCGTCGGGGCCACCACCGAAAACCCTTCCTTCGAGCTCAACAAGGCGCTGCTCTCCCGGGCGCGCGTCTACATGCTCCGCGCCCTGGACGAGGCGGCCCTGACGAACCTGCTCGAGCGGGCGCTGAGCGACCCGGAACGGGGGCTCGGTGGCCGCCAGCTGCAGGTGACGGAGGCGGCCCGGGCGCTGCTCCTGCGCGCAGCCGACGGGGATGCCCGGCGATTACTCTCGGCCCTGGAGATTGCCGCGGATCTGGCTGAATCGGGGGTGCTCGATGCCGAAGTGGTCACCGAGGCCGTGGCCGGCGGGGCCCGGCGTTTCGACAAGGGTGGCGACGACTTCTACGACCAGATCTCGGCGTTGCATAAGTCGATTCGTGGCTCGGATCCGGACGCCGCCCTGTACTGGTTGGCGCGCATGCTTGATGGCGGCTGCGACCCGCTCTACATCGCCCGTCGGCTGATCCGGGTGGCCTCGGAAGACATCGGCAATGCGGACCCCCGCGCCCTCCAGGTGGCGCTGAATGCCGCCGAGGCTTATGAGCGCCTGGGCTCGCCAGAGGGCGATCTGGCCCTGGCCCACGCCGCCGCGTACCAGGCCTCGGTCCCCAAGAGCAACCGTGTCTACACGGCCTGGCAGGCCGCCGAGCAGGACGTGCGCCGGCACGGCTCGCTGGAGGTGCCGATGCACCTGCGTAACGCCCCGACCGGGATGATGAAGGAGCAGGGCTTCGGTAGTGGTTACCGCTACGCCCACGACGAGCCGGAGGCCTTCGCCGCCGGCGTCGAGTACATGCCGGATGCGCTCGCCGGCACCCGTTACTATGAACCGAGCGATCGCGGGCTGGAGCAGCGCATCGCCGAGCGCTTCCGGCGGCTGCGTGCCCGGCAGGGGTGA
- the thrH gene encoding bifunctional phosphoserine phosphatase/homoserine phosphotransferase ThrH encodes MNIVCLDLEGVLVPEIWINLADITGIDAFRATTRDVPDYNELMTMRLADMDRHGLGLADIQSVVARLEPLSGAREFLDGLRADYQVIILSDTFYEFARPLMAQLGWPTLFCHSLEVTETGRIADFHIRLADHKRQAVESLRGLNFRVAAAGDSYNDTRMLGAADQGIFFCPPAEIAEQFPQFPVTHDYGALRQALDQAFARA; translated from the coding sequence TTGAACATCGTCTGTCTCGATCTCGAGGGCGTGCTGGTTCCGGAGATCTGGATCAACCTCGCCGATATCACCGGTATCGACGCCTTCCGTGCCACGACGCGCGACGTGCCGGACTACAACGAGCTGATGACCATGCGCCTGGCGGACATGGACAGGCATGGCCTGGGGCTGGCCGACATCCAGTCCGTGGTCGCCCGGCTCGAGCCGTTGTCGGGCGCCCGGGAGTTCCTCGATGGCCTGCGCGCCGATTACCAGGTCATCATCCTCTCCGATACCTTCTACGAGTTCGCGCGGCCGCTGATGGCCCAGCTCGGCTGGCCGACGCTGTTCTGCCACAGCCTCGAGGTGACCGAGACGGGCCGGATTGCCGACTTCCACATCCGCCTGGCCGATCACAAGCGTCAGGCCGTGGAGTCGCTGCGCGGGCTCAACTTCCGTGTGGCCGCTGCGGGCGACTCCTACAACGACACGCGGATGCTCGGCGCAGCCGACCAGGGCATCTTCTTCTGCCCGCCTGCGGAGATCGCCGAGCAGTTCCCGCAGTTCCCCGTTACCCACGATTACGGCGCCCTGCGCCAGGCCTTGGACCAGGCCTTCGCACGCGCCTGA
- the lolA gene encoding outer membrane lipoprotein chaperone LolA → MKRTATLLVVALILALNTAQAGQLQALEDYYRDVETVQGVFNQFTLDDRGQVIEESSGDFAIHRPDRFHWSYAGPFSQEIIADGERLWVYDVELDQVTVRDQRAVLGSAPAQLLSGDYADLEELFELAETEDYVRLTPRDGGEAFDEARLGMRDGHPSALEIDDALGQVTRVELDEVRLNDAVDEERFRFEPPEGVDVYEADPDEGIR, encoded by the coding sequence ATGAAACGAACCGCAACCCTCCTCGTCGTCGCGCTGATACTGGCCCTGAACACCGCCCAGGCCGGGCAGCTACAGGCGCTGGAGGACTACTACCGCGACGTGGAGACCGTGCAGGGGGTATTCAACCAGTTTACGCTGGATGACCGGGGGCAGGTGATCGAGGAGTCCTCCGGCGACTTTGCCATCCACCGCCCGGACCGTTTCCACTGGTCCTACGCCGGGCCGTTCTCCCAGGAGATCATTGCTGACGGTGAGCGGCTGTGGGTCTACGACGTGGAGCTCGATCAGGTGACCGTGCGGGATCAGCGCGCCGTCCTCGGCAGTGCGCCGGCGCAGCTGCTCTCCGGCGACTACGCGGATCTCGAGGAACTCTTCGAGCTGGCCGAGACGGAGGACTACGTCCGGCTCACCCCCCGAGACGGCGGCGAGGCGTTCGACGAGGCCCGACTGGGCATGCGTGACGGCCACCCGAGCGCCCTGGAGATCGACGACGCCCTAGGGCAAGTGACCCGGGTCGAACTCGACGAGGTGCGGCTCAACGATGCCGTGGACGAAGAGCGCTTCCGCTTCGAGCCGCCCGAGGGGGTGGATGTCTACGAGGCCGATCCGGACGAGGGCATCCGTTGA